The proteins below are encoded in one region of Styela clava chromosome 4, kaStyClav1.hap1.2, whole genome shotgun sequence:
- the LOC120326359 gene encoding uncharacterized protein LOC120326359 produces the protein MSDATAIERVEDLMDEVVRLMPNEEWLTFSHNSRWLAISDETIDEIVPDIENITKMQKYKILKMWKRRIGMEANGAKLKEIFQNFMQNYEMSQSQGQSQPASQQTEVIQEGAAAQNMASPRYRIGPGTTREVLFSPKSAWLPGLSQQDSLLDTAKRIITMDKLRSYNFVLVTLFYLFFDVMEQFLFNQDRNEACS, from the exons ATGTCAGATGCTACAG ccaTAGAGAGAGTGGAAGATTTAATGGATGAAGTAGTCAGACTAATGCCAAATGAAGAATGGTTGACATTCTCACATAATTCTAGATGGTTGGCAATTTCTGATGAGACAATCGATGAGATTGTTCCTGACATTGAAAATATAACCAAGAtgcagaaatataaaatattgaaaatgtggAAAAGACGAATTGGGA TGGAAGCTAATGGTgccaaattgaaagaaatcttccaAAATTTCATGCAAAACTATGAAATGTCGCAAAGTCAAGGACAGTCACAGCCAGCATCTCAGCAGACAGAAGTTATTCAAGAGGGCGCTGCTGCACAAAACATGGCATCCCCAAGATATAGGATTGGTCCTGGGACAACACGAGAG GTTCTTTTCAGCCCAAAGTCAGCATGGTTACCGGGACTATCACAGCAGGACAGTTTGTTGGATACAGCGAAACGAATAATTACAATGGACAAGCTTAgatcatataattttgtgttaGTTACTTTGTTTTATCTCTTTTTCGATGTTATGgagcaatttttatttaatcaagATCGTAATGAAGCTTGTTCCTAA